The proteins below come from a single Isoptericola dokdonensis DS-3 genomic window:
- a CDS encoding type II toxin-antitoxin system VapC family toxin, whose amino-acid sequence MSWLVDTNVLSELTRRAPDRRVLDWVAAHADDLVTAAPVVAELLYGVARLPAGRRRDALSLAVVTLLEPFRGGRVLPFDEHAAVELAAVRVARERRGMPVGDVDLMIAATCRAHDVPLVTRNVQDFVGTGVQVVDPWQGP is encoded by the coding sequence ATGAGCTGGCTGGTCGACACGAACGTCCTGTCGGAGCTGACCCGTCGTGCCCCCGACAGGCGCGTGCTCGACTGGGTGGCCGCGCACGCCGATGACCTGGTCACGGCCGCCCCGGTCGTCGCAGAGCTCCTGTACGGCGTCGCGCGCCTGCCGGCCGGCCGCCGCCGGGACGCGCTCTCGCTCGCCGTGGTCACCCTCCTCGAACCCTTCCGCGGTGGGCGTGTGCTGCCCTTCGACGAGCATGCCGCCGTCGAGCTGGCCGCCGTCCGTGTCGCCCGGGAGCGGCGCGGGATGCCCGTCGGGGACGTGGACCTCATGATCGCCGCGACCTGCCGGGCCCACGACGTACCGCTGGTGACGCGGAACGTGCAGGACTTCGTGGGCACGGGCGTGCAGGTCGTCGACCCGTGGCAGGGTCCGTGA
- the hrpA gene encoding ATP-dependent RNA helicase HrpA, which produces MSTEPSPAASSRTDGDTPDRRPHPDGAAHGERRQDGGRGEGRRRGRRTGQGRARTGGPARVSREQLDKAAALRAAVVVPPIVYPEQLPVSARRAEIADAIREHQVVIVAGETGSGKTTQLPKILLDLGRGRAGQIGHTQPRRIAARSVAERIAEELGGELGGVVGYQVRFTDTSGEDTLVKVMTDGILLAQIQRDPDLLAYDTIVIDEAHERSLNIDFLLGYLSRLLPRRPDLKVVITSATIDSARFAEHFSPSHLAEIGGAPQAVVDVLPDAAPVVEVSGRTYPVEIRYRPLTPDPDPAAPAKKKGEEKDLVTGIVEACDELMREGPGDILVFLSGEREIHDAADALEGHLKERVRDVKHPQHVEILPLYSRLSAAEQHRVFQSHPGRRIVLSTNVAETSLTVPGIHYVVDPGTARISRYSKATKVQRLPIEPISQASANQRSGRSGRVADGVAIRLYSADDYVSRPEFTEPEILRTSLASVLLQMISVGVVATPDDVAKFPFVEPPDTRSVRDGVQLLTELGALGRRHGRDGTASNDVHLTDVGRTLARLPMDPRLARMVIEGARLGVAHEVAIIAAALSIQDPRERPAEGREQADQLHRRFTDPTSDFLSYLNLWEYLREQQHAMGSSAFRRLCKSEHLNFLRIREWQDVVAQLRQMAKQLDIDISYRPRAAGPVEVGAPPRSRAPGGPPLRLDGGAPTSTGPASSNGTDDSRPASDGRDATAGGDTQDWRRVWDGDTVHRALLSGMLSQIGMQDTGEIKASSVAHLRGEARARALRQAAKRARNEYLGARGARFAIFPGSPLSKKPPEWIMAGELVETSRLWARDVAKIQPEWAESLAGDLAKRTYSDPHWSTRQGAAMATEKVLLYGVPIVADRPVLFAKVDPEAAREMFVRHALVEGQWTTHHRFFAENRRLLAEAEELEARSRQRGLVASEDDLFAFYDERVPADVVSARHFDTWWKSAQRDDPDLLTFTLAQLVDADAVDTTQFPETWTQGEVTLPLTYQFSPGADADGVTVHVPVSILNRVSPAGFDRMVPGLIDELCVATIRSLPKAVRRELVPAPDVGAAVAGWLRENTPSWSDMTRAGEMAPPFHVEFTRAVRALRDVVIDDDVWDAERVERLPAHLRMTFRVEGPAPADTGAGRAGKGRGRRPGRGHDAGPSGKPVVLGESKDLLSLQKRFAAQAEEAVRAAVKGAVGLALEEARSSSAAGAGASAQAAGSPGAEGVGAPPRSRAPGGPPLRLDGGAPTPSAPGSAEGTPGASSGTGSVVREESGLATWPASLADGVLPAAVSTDLGGGVVVRGYPALVEEPGAKGSGSKAAPSVALRVLADVTERDVVHARGVRRLLLSEVALATGRVSSRWSGNQALTLAAAPYKNTDALVADLQLAAVIALTSPDGEKAPGTPTGGPDAVHIRDAESYKSALTFVRQHLEDEVHRVVGHVVAALTAWRTVEGEVRASSSLALLSTLQDVREHVATLVHDGFVSATPPRRLPHLVRYLRADSYRLDKAQANPVRDGELAWRIRDVTGVYTQARATYAAGAPDPARAAELADVRWLLEELRVSLFAQQLGTDGSVSEKRIRKILSPGGW; this is translated from the coding sequence GTGAGCACCGAGCCCTCCCCCGCCGCATCGTCCCGCACGGACGGCGACACTCCTGACCGCCGTCCGCACCCGGACGGCGCGGCGCACGGCGAGCGGCGCCAGGACGGCGGCCGGGGCGAGGGCCGACGTCGCGGACGCCGCACCGGCCAGGGCCGCGCCCGCACCGGGGGGCCCGCACGCGTCAGCCGTGAGCAGCTCGACAAGGCGGCAGCGCTGCGCGCCGCCGTCGTCGTCCCGCCCATCGTCTACCCCGAGCAGCTCCCCGTCTCCGCCCGCCGTGCGGAGATCGCCGACGCGATCCGCGAGCACCAGGTCGTGATCGTCGCGGGCGAGACCGGCTCCGGCAAGACGACGCAGCTGCCGAAGATCCTCCTCGACCTCGGCCGGGGCCGCGCCGGGCAGATCGGGCACACCCAGCCCCGCCGCATCGCGGCCCGCTCCGTGGCCGAGCGCATCGCCGAGGAGCTCGGGGGCGAGCTGGGCGGCGTCGTCGGGTACCAGGTGCGGTTCACGGACACGTCCGGCGAGGACACCCTCGTCAAGGTGATGACGGACGGCATCCTCCTCGCGCAGATCCAGCGCGACCCCGACCTGCTCGCCTACGACACCATCGTCATCGACGAGGCGCACGAGCGGTCCCTCAACATCGACTTCCTGCTCGGCTACCTCTCCCGCCTGCTGCCGCGCCGCCCCGACCTCAAGGTCGTCATCACGTCCGCGACGATCGACTCCGCGCGGTTCGCCGAGCACTTCTCGCCGTCGCACCTCGCCGAGATCGGCGGGGCCCCGCAGGCCGTCGTCGACGTCCTGCCCGACGCCGCCCCCGTCGTCGAGGTCTCCGGGCGCACCTACCCCGTCGAGATCCGGTACCGCCCCCTCACCCCGGACCCCGACCCGGCGGCCCCCGCCAAGAAGAAGGGCGAGGAGAAGGACCTCGTCACCGGCATCGTCGAGGCCTGCGACGAGCTGATGCGCGAGGGCCCCGGCGACATCCTCGTCTTCCTGTCCGGCGAGCGGGAGATCCACGACGCCGCCGACGCCCTCGAAGGTCACCTCAAGGAGCGCGTGCGGGACGTCAAGCACCCGCAGCACGTCGAGATCCTGCCGCTGTACTCGCGACTGTCCGCCGCCGAGCAGCACCGCGTCTTCCAGTCGCACCCCGGCCGCCGCATCGTGCTGTCCACCAACGTCGCCGAGACGTCCCTGACGGTGCCCGGCATCCACTACGTCGTCGACCCCGGCACCGCCCGCATCTCCCGCTACTCCAAGGCGACCAAGGTGCAGCGGCTCCCCATCGAGCCCATCAGCCAGGCGTCCGCGAACCAGCGCTCCGGCCGCTCCGGCCGCGTCGCCGACGGCGTCGCGATCCGCCTCTACTCCGCCGACGACTACGTGTCCCGCCCCGAGTTCACCGAACCGGAGATCCTGCGGACCTCGCTCGCGTCCGTGCTGCTCCAGATGATCTCCGTCGGGGTCGTCGCCACCCCCGACGACGTCGCCAAGTTCCCCTTCGTCGAACCCCCGGACACGCGCTCCGTGCGCGACGGCGTCCAGCTCCTCACCGAGCTCGGCGCGCTCGGCCGTCGACACGGGCGCGACGGCACGGCGTCGAACGACGTGCACCTCACCGACGTCGGCCGCACCCTCGCCCGCCTCCCCATGGACCCCCGGCTCGCCCGCATGGTCATCGAGGGCGCGAGGCTCGGCGTCGCCCACGAGGTCGCGATCATCGCCGCCGCCCTGTCCATCCAGGACCCGCGCGAACGTCCCGCCGAGGGCCGCGAGCAGGCCGACCAGCTCCACCGCCGGTTCACCGACCCGACGTCGGACTTCCTCAGCTACCTCAACCTCTGGGAGTACCTGCGCGAGCAGCAGCACGCCATGGGGTCGTCGGCGTTCCGCCGCCTCTGCAAGTCCGAGCACCTCAACTTCCTGCGCATCCGCGAGTGGCAGGACGTCGTCGCGCAGCTCCGCCAGATGGCGAAGCAGCTCGACATCGACATCTCGTACCGTCCGCGGGCCGCGGGTCCGGTGGAGGTCGGTGCGCCGCCTCGCTCACGGGCCCCAGGGGGCCCTCCGCTACGGCTTGACGGCGGCGCACCGACCTCCACCGGACCCGCTTCGTCGAATGGCACGGACGACTCTCGACCGGCGTCGGATGGCAGAGACGCGACAGCCGGAGGGGACACGCAGGACTGGCGGCGCGTCTGGGACGGCGACACCGTGCACCGGGCGCTGCTGAGCGGCATGCTGTCGCAGATCGGGATGCAGGACACCGGGGAGATCAAGGCGTCCTCCGTCGCGCACCTGCGGGGCGAGGCGCGGGCCCGGGCGCTGCGGCAGGCCGCGAAGCGGGCCCGCAACGAGTACCTGGGCGCGCGCGGGGCGCGGTTCGCGATCTTCCCCGGGTCGCCGCTGAGCAAGAAGCCGCCCGAGTGGATCATGGCGGGCGAGCTCGTCGAGACGTCCCGGCTGTGGGCGCGCGACGTCGCGAAGATCCAGCCCGAGTGGGCCGAGTCGCTCGCCGGCGACCTCGCGAAGCGCACCTACTCCGACCCGCACTGGTCCACCCGGCAGGGCGCCGCCATGGCGACGGAGAAGGTGCTGCTCTACGGCGTGCCCATCGTCGCCGACCGGCCCGTGCTGTTCGCCAAGGTCGACCCCGAGGCGGCCCGCGAGATGTTCGTCCGGCACGCGCTCGTCGAGGGCCAGTGGACGACCCACCATCGGTTCTTCGCCGAGAACCGGCGGCTGCTCGCCGAGGCCGAGGAGCTCGAGGCGCGGTCCCGGCAGCGCGGCCTCGTCGCCTCCGAGGACGACCTGTTCGCCTTCTACGACGAGCGGGTCCCCGCCGACGTCGTCAGCGCCCGCCACTTCGACACCTGGTGGAAGTCCGCGCAGCGGGACGACCCCGACCTGCTCACCTTCACGCTCGCACAGCTCGTCGACGCCGACGCCGTCGACACCACCCAGTTCCCGGAGACGTGGACGCAGGGCGAGGTCACCCTGCCGCTCACCTACCAGTTCTCCCCCGGCGCCGACGCCGACGGCGTCACCGTGCACGTCCCCGTGTCGATCCTCAACCGCGTCTCCCCCGCCGGGTTCGACCGCATGGTGCCCGGCCTGATCGACGAGCTGTGCGTCGCCACCATCCGGTCACTGCCCAAGGCGGTCCGCCGCGAGCTCGTCCCCGCGCCCGACGTCGGCGCCGCCGTCGCCGGCTGGCTGCGCGAGAACACCCCCTCCTGGTCCGACATGACCCGCGCCGGGGAGATGGCGCCGCCGTTCCACGTCGAGTTCACGCGCGCCGTGCGTGCCCTGCGCGACGTCGTCATCGACGACGACGTGTGGGACGCCGAGCGCGTCGAACGCCTGCCCGCGCACCTGCGCATGACGTTCCGCGTCGAGGGTCCGGCCCCCGCCGACACCGGTGCCGGCCGAGCCGGCAAGGGGCGCGGTCGACGACCTGGCCGGGGCCACGACGCCGGACCGTCGGGCAAGCCCGTCGTCCTCGGCGAGTCGAAGGACCTGCTCTCGCTCCAGAAGCGGTTCGCGGCCCAGGCGGAGGAAGCGGTCCGGGCCGCCGTCAAGGGGGCTGTGGGTCTCGCGCTCGAGGAGGCACGGTCGTCGTCCGCGGCAGGTGCTGGTGCGTCGGCGCAGGCGGCTGGTTCGCCGGGTGCTGAGGGTGTCGGTGCGCCGCCTCGCTCACGGGCCCCGGGGGGCCCTCCGCTACGGCTTGACGGCGGCGCACCGACACCCTCAGCGCCCGGTTCCGCGGAGGGGACACCCGGCGCTTCGTCCGGTACGGGCTCCGTGGTGCGCGAGGAGTCCGGGTTGGCGACGTGGCCGGCTTCGCTCGCCGACGGCGTGCTGCCCGCGGCGGTGTCGACGGACCTCGGCGGCGGGGTGGTGGTGCGGGGGTACCCGGCGCTCGTCGAGGAGCCGGGAGCGAAGGGCTCGGGATCGAAGGCTGCGCCGTCGGTGGCGCTGCGGGTGCTGGCCGACGTGACCGAGCGGGACGTCGTGCACGCGCGCGGCGTGCGCCGGCTGCTGCTGTCCGAAGTGGCGCTGGCGACGGGTCGGGTGTCGTCGCGATGGTCGGGGAACCAGGCGCTGACGCTCGCCGCGGCACCGTACAAGAACACCGACGCGCTCGTGGCAGACCTCCAGCTCGCCGCCGTGATCGCGCTGACCAGCCCGGACGGTGAGAAGGCGCCCGGCACGCCGACAGGCGGGCCGGATGCTGTACATATTCGGGACGCCGAGTCGTACAAGTCTGCGCTGACCTTCGTGCGGCAGCACCTGGAGGACGAGGTGCACCGCGTCGTCGGGCACGTGGTCGCCGCGCTGACCGCGTGGCGCACCGTCGAGGGCGAGGTGCGGGCGTCGTCGTCGCTCGCGCTGCTCAGCACGTTGCAGGACGTGCGCGAGCACGTGGCCACGCTGGTGCACGACGGCTTCGTCTCCGCGACGCCGCCCCGGCGCCTCCCGCACCTGGTGCGCTACCTGCGGGCCGACTCCTACCGGCTCGACAAGGCGCAGGCCAACCCGGTCCGGGACGGGGAGCTCGCCTGGCGCATCCGCGACGTCACCGGCGTGTACACCCAGGCCCGTGCGACGTACGCGGCCGGGGCGCCCGACCCGGCCCGCGCGGCCGAGCTCGCCGACGTCCGCTGGCTGCTGGAGGAGCTGCGCGTCTCGCTGTTCGCCCAGCAGCTCGGCACCGACGGCAGCGTCAGCGAGAAGCGCATCCGCAAGATCCTCAGCCCCGGCGGCTGGTGA
- a CDS encoding FitA-like ribbon-helix-helix domain-containing protein encodes MDGGVAMATVTVRGLDDGVKARLQAMAVRHGRSMEAEVRAILASAAGSSSAVERHLARGVAGAATSADWVDRARDLLERAWDEPEWDDDWLPARGGGARPPVDLG; translated from the coding sequence GTGGACGGAGGGGTGGCGATGGCGACGGTGACGGTGCGCGGCCTGGACGATGGCGTGAAGGCGCGCCTCCAGGCGATGGCGGTGCGGCACGGGCGGTCCATGGAGGCGGAGGTGCGGGCGATCCTCGCGTCTGCGGCGGGCTCGTCCAGTGCGGTGGAGCGACACCTTGCGCGCGGTGTCGCCGGCGCCGCGACGAGCGCCGACTGGGTGGACCGGGCGCGTGACCTGCTGGAGCGCGCCTGGGACGAGCCGGAGTGGGACGACGACTGGCTCCCGGCGCGGGGCGGCGGGGCCCGACCCCCGGTCGACCTCGGATGA
- a CDS encoding siderophore-interacting protein has product MTSRPRTDLDLIPRRARVHAVRRLSGTIVRTTLRDVAGADPAAPSSLAALRAPGPDDHVKVFLPDPETGVLHAPTLAPDGGVQRPTGVVSISRELTVRATRTVDGVAEVDLDWVLHGDAGPASAWAGRAAVGDEIVLVGPGTSRGLPEGIGRLTIAVDETGLPAAARWLAAVGPDVRVTAVVEIGDDVDEAFVEDELDGADLEILYRTDGPGQLADAVRSLGAPEPDEHVVGYGEAGDLVPVRRHLRSCGVGPDRSTVVGHWRRGTVNLAPDAPLDPTDPD; this is encoded by the coding sequence GTGACCTCTCGACCGCGCACCGACCTCGACCTGATCCCGCGCCGTGCGCGCGTGCACGCCGTGCGGCGACTCTCGGGCACGATCGTGCGCACGACGCTGCGCGACGTGGCGGGCGCCGACCCGGCGGCGCCGTCGTCGCTCGCGGCGCTGCGCGCCCCGGGGCCGGACGACCACGTGAAGGTCTTCCTCCCGGACCCGGAGACGGGCGTGCTGCACGCGCCGACGCTCGCACCGGACGGCGGGGTCCAGCGGCCGACGGGGGTCGTGTCGATCTCGCGGGAGCTGACGGTCCGCGCGACGCGCACCGTCGACGGCGTCGCGGAGGTCGACCTGGACTGGGTGCTGCACGGCGACGCGGGCCCCGCCTCCGCCTGGGCGGGCCGGGCAGCCGTGGGGGACGAGATCGTTCTCGTCGGACCGGGCACCAGCCGGGGCCTCCCCGAGGGGATCGGCCGGCTGACGATCGCCGTGGACGAGACGGGCCTGCCTGCCGCCGCCCGCTGGCTCGCCGCCGTCGGACCCGACGTGCGCGTCACCGCCGTCGTGGAGATCGGCGACGACGTCGACGAGGCGTTCGTCGAGGACGAGCTCGACGGCGCCGACCTCGAGATCCTCTACCGGACGGACGGCCCGGGGCAGCTCGCCGACGCGGTGCGCTCGCTGGGCGCCCCGGAGCCCGACGAGCACGTCGTCGGATACGGCGAGGCGGGCGACCTGGTGCCGGTGCGTCGGCACCTGCGCTCGTGCGGCGTCGGCCCGGACCGGTCGACGGTCGTCGGCCACTGGCGCCGCGGCACCGTCAACCTGGCGCCCGACGCTCCGCTGGACCCGACCGACCCGGACTGA